From Dehalobacter sp., one genomic window encodes:
- a CDS encoding ATP-binding protein: MRIREYEYKDLKWKFSKLSFQKINLIVGDSGTGKTRLLNTIFNLGTSVVHGEAIGECDWDVCVQIEKDIYKWKISTYLEKEKSYVGSESLLINDTQIINRDRESLLFNDEKMPKLPKNQPSIYIFKDEQKISPLYEGFSKILRRRFFSDEQEKNTRLIMLNMKMINDFGKTLDLFELYKMDLPLTPRLLILKRYFPKIYNQIINSFLETFEYVTEAGILENLEINNINIPDNTPIFCIRERNVDKPIRLDELSSGMQKALLIITDYFSLPANSIYLIDEYENSLGIGPINLLPNLLKTYDNDLQIFITSHHPYIITKFPVSNWYITHRIGSNVKFEFGESLDNIYSKSLQDKYFQLINDKNYTEGIG, from the coding sequence ATGAGAATTCGAGAATACGAATATAAAGATTTAAAGTGGAAATTCTCAAAATTATCTTTTCAAAAAATCAACCTAATTGTAGGCGACTCTGGAACTGGAAAGACCAGGCTACTTAATACTATTTTTAATTTAGGCACATCAGTAGTACACGGAGAGGCTATTGGAGAATGTGATTGGGATGTTTGTGTTCAAATTGAAAAAGACATTTACAAATGGAAAATTTCTACTTATTTAGAAAAAGAAAAATCTTACGTTGGATCTGAAAGTTTATTGATAAATGATACACAGATTATTAATCGTGATAGAGAGTCTTTATTATTTAACGATGAAAAAATGCCAAAGTTGCCAAAAAACCAACCTTCGATATATATATTCAAAGATGAGCAAAAAATAAGTCCACTTTATGAGGGCTTTTCTAAAATATTACGCCGACGGTTTTTTAGTGATGAGCAAGAGAAAAACACAAGACTAATCATGTTAAACATGAAAATGATAAATGATTTCGGAAAAACACTTGATCTTTTTGAATTGTATAAAATGGATTTGCCTCTAACCCCAAGGCTATTAATTTTGAAGCGATATTTTCCAAAAATTTATAATCAAATAATAAATTCTTTTCTTGAAACTTTTGAATATGTCACTGAGGCGGGTATTCTTGAAAATCTAGAAATTAATAATATAAACATACCAGACAACACCCCAATTTTTTGTATAAGAGAAAGGAATGTTGATAAACCTATCAGGTTGGATGAATTATCATCTGGAATGCAAAAAGCATTATTAATAATTACTGACTACTTTTCACTTCCTGCAAATAGTATTTATCTCATTGATGAATATGAAAATTCGTTGGGTATTGGTCCAATAAATTTGTTACCTAACCTACTTAAGACATATGATAATGACCTGCAAATATTTATTACAAGTCACCATCCTTACATTATTACAAAATTCCCTGTGAGTAATTGGTATATTACTCATAGAATTGGTTCAAACGTAAAATTTGAATTTGGAGAAAGCTTAGATAATATTTATTCGAAATCTTTACAGGATAAATATTTTCAATTAATAAATGATAAAAATTATACTGAGGGGATAGGGTGA
- a CDS encoding FadR family transcriptional regulator — protein sequence MNLPFKPLHVSSLKEACVSRLESLILSGELKPGERLPSEREFAAALGVSRPVLHEALVDLEAKGLVSILPRRGVQVSDFRKSGSVAMLSTLLAFNQGALDPQFIKSLFAMRVLMETETARLAALHASPEQIAELDALLQRERDCSRANVAGLTEVDFDFHLALAIISGNLIYPLILNSFKNVYTHLTGSFFQLVQGSEVLRDVHAYHVRLVEAVRNRQPDLAAEIMSNLLRHGETLLKGSMPEFPGR from the coding sequence ATGAACCTACCCTTCAAACCCCTCCACGTCAGCAGCCTGAAAGAGGCCTGCGTCTCGCGCCTGGAAAGTCTCATCCTCTCCGGGGAGCTCAAGCCCGGCGAGAGGCTGCCCTCCGAACGGGAGTTCGCCGCTGCCCTGGGCGTCAGCCGCCCGGTGCTGCACGAAGCGCTGGTGGACCTGGAAGCCAAGGGGCTGGTGTCCATCCTGCCGCGCCGCGGGGTGCAGGTGAGCGATTTCCGCAAGTCCGGCTCGGTCGCCATGCTCTCCACCCTGCTGGCGTTCAACCAGGGCGCGCTCGATCCGCAATTCATCAAAAGCCTGTTCGCCATGCGCGTTTTGATGGAGACCGAGACCGCGCGCCTGGCGGCGCTGCACGCTTCACCCGAACAAATCGCCGAACTGGACGCCCTGCTGCAGCGCGAACGGGATTGCAGCCGCGCAAACGTGGCGGGACTCACCGAAGTCGATTTTGATTTTCACCTCGCGCTGGCGATCATCTCGGGCAACCTGATCTATCCGCTGATCCTGAATTCATTCAAAAACGTTTACACGCATCTCACCGGCTCCTTCTTTCAACTGGTCCAAGGGAGCGAGGTGCTGCGCGACGTGCACGCTTATCATGTCCGTCTTGTCGAGGCGGTACGCAACCGCCAGCCCGACCTGGCGGCTGAGATCATGTCCAATCTGCTGCGGCATGGCGAAACCCTGTTGAAGGGTTCCATGCCGGAATTCCCCGGGAGGTAA